The nucleotide window gctcgGGCCCCAGGCTCAGCTTAaggattttctctccttccctttcccccttcccctcccctctcactctctaaaaataaataaatcttttttaaaaacgaaAATCACTAGTTGAATTTAATATAGTTTTTAGTCAAAAATTGTTTGCTCTGTGCCTCACAATAGAGGGCAATAACGGGTTAAGAACCAGCAATGTGATGGGAAGTAAAGGTGAGAAACATTGGTCAGAAATATCCCTGAGTGATCTGGAGTACAAACCAAGGCGTTTAAACACTGAGGAGAAATGATTCGGGCTGCATTTGGGAAGATTACTCTAGAAGTGTAGGGGAAGGGATAGCAGTTAGGAGGTTATTGCAAAAGTCCCAGTTAGGGGAAATGGAGACCTAAATGAAGATGATATTAGAAAAAGATGACGACATTGAGAAATGTGACAAATATAGAAGATAAGCTTTGTGAGGTCGGAGGTCTAACGTGTCACCTGTGTATCTCTAGTGGCCTTTGGCTCcataactatttgttgaatggataacTAACATCTTGGCGCCAAGGCAGTAATGCTACAGTGGTATATatagccagactgcctgggttcaaatcaaGCTCTTCCATTTACTAGTTctatgaccttgggtaagttacttgccctctctatgcctcagtctTCTAGTCTATTAAATGGGGGCTAATAACAGTTTCTAGATCATAaagtagtttgtttgtttatttatttcttgatcaTAAGGtagttttgaggattaaataagatgaaGTGCTTAGAGGAATACATGATACATATACCTGCCACATACAgtggctattatttttattagtagaACATTGTATCTTTAACAGAACTTCAGAAGTTCTGAAAAACAGCTTTGGGTGGGAAGAAGAAGAATCAATAGCACTTAAGAGTGTTTAGTTTGGCATTTAGTGGAGATAACAGTTAGTGGGACTATGGAGTTCACCATAAAGGGTTAGACTTAAAAAACTCCGACTCTTACCACTCACCCGTGCTCCCATCTCCCCCAGTCCTCCCATCTGCCACCGAGGTCCAGTCACACTAGCCCCTTTCAGTTCCTCCAACAGGCCAGCTTTTTCCTCCCTCAGGACTTGCCCACTGCTATTCCCTCAGCCTGAAAGGGCATAGAGCCTagactcaacaaatatttaatgattcaATAAAAGAATGTGGCATTCTTTGAAAAGTTAAATCTCTAGGAATGCACGAGAGTATCATGTAGGAAAGCATGATGGAAGATAAAAGGCATGAGCACAAGAAGGAGGTGGCGGCAATTACAAAGGAGTATCCGGGAGGTAACCAGGACAGCTGGAACAAGGATAAGGAGATGGGTGATGCCCTAAATGctcaggggagggaaggagcgTGAGGACTGAAAGATCACTGGATTTGGCAACAATTCTGGGAAAGAACTCTGAGAAAATAATGTTCCAAAAAGTTGAGGGAAGAGGTCAGAAGTCAGAGTTCAAGAAAATGTATCAACTAATGCAAACTAATATGCCCAAAACATTTGATAAGAAGAGAAGCAGAGTCCAGGGAAGGtgactttggttttgttttgtgtttggtaGGATAAGTAACAATGCAGAGGCAAACCGCTAGTACAAACGGGAATAAAAAGGCGAGGCTGGATCCTGGAGACACGGTGCATCGCTGTTTGTTCAGGTTTATAATGTCCACAGTGCTTTTCACACACGTTACCTGTCCCCCAGCTCTCCGATGAGACACCCTCTAACCAGTGCTTCTCCAAGTGCAGTCCCTAGACCAGCATCAGCAGCATCCCATGGAACTTGTCAGCAATGCACACCTTGGAGTCCCACAACAGACCTACATAATCGGTGCTGGTGGGACccactgggtttttaaaaatccctcaGGGGAGTCTGATGCTTTCCAGGTCCCCGCAAGCACCACACTCAGGAGCAAACGACAAGGACCACCGCAAGGAGGGGCGGCCACGACAGGGAGGGAGGATTTTCGTCCGAACCCCTGCATCTGGATCTCCCACGGCGCCAGCACCGCACAGCAAAGGCCTCCCGCTTCGGACTCAGCCCGAGAGAGCGCCGGCACCACCGGCGGGAGCCGCGGTCCGCAGGCGGGCCCGAAGCCCAGCTCCGTCACCACCCCGGGAGGTCCCCAGCGCACCCAGCCCTGGGGCTTGGACTTCCGGCTCGGTGGGTGGCGGCGCGGGTCCGGGGCCGCGTCTACGCTGCGGGACTCCGGGCGGACGCGCCAACTGCCTCAAGGCTGGAGGGGGCGGGAGCGGGGTATCGGCTCTTCTAACCCCTCCCTGTGCTGAGAGGCCGGACGAAGCAGAGGTGGAAGAGAGACAGGCCAGTCTGGGATACATTTCCGGAAAACCCGGCTCCCAACAGAGAAACGGAGAAGCCGGGTCAACTTTCCTCCGCTCCTTTCCGACTTCCCACCCCGCGCCCCGCGGAATGGAAGAGGCGGAGGCTGCGGGCGGCGCCGGGCAGGGCCGCGGGGGCGGACGCCGGGGCGGAAATCTCGCGAGAGGAGGCAGGCCGCGGCGGGGGTGAcacctcttccctcctcctcgcGTTAGTTCCGGTCGCAGAGGAGACACCGCCGCAGTTGCCGCCACCTCGGGGATTTCTGGCTCTTTTCTCTTCGCCTTAAATTCGGTGAGGCGCGACGCCCGCTGGTCCCTGGCCGAGGTTGTGGCCCCTCGTCGTCGGGcagggcgggggcgcggggggggccggggggtggCGAGTCAGATGCGGCCCCACTTGAATGGGCCCGAGCGGAGGCCGCCGCATGAGGCCCGGCGGGATCCGGGGCCTGGATTCGAGGGTCACCGCCGCCGCCTCGGCGGGGAGATCGAGGGCTTGCGGCCCGGGCCGGAACGCGGGGCCCGGTGTGCGCTGCGGCACCGGAGACCGAGGCCGTGGCCGAGgcagaccgccccccccccccccgcgcgccGGCCGCGCTGCCCGGCCTGGGTAACAAAGCCGCTGCGGCCTCTGTTGGGTGATGTACGCGTGGGGGGTTCTGGCGGGCGGGGCGGAGGAGCCGCCACCACCTCTGCGGCCGCCTCCACCGCCGCTGCTTTCTGGAGGGCGGGCGGATGTACGGGGCGGCGGGGCCCCCGGCGCGAAGCGCCTCGGCGCCTGTGGTCCGCTCGTTGCGGCGGCCGCCACCGCCG belongs to Meles meles chromosome 9, mMelMel3.1 paternal haplotype, whole genome shotgun sequence and includes:
- the LOC123950374 gene encoding translation initiation factor IF-2-like; its protein translation is MYTFKCLYSTIVTGGKSPIINIIEGFLSSTPLPSGGCDRSGRLHQPSPQNAPRAGLASPPRSLQPKSPPRHVSPLHTLPAPAAGTRQPAPKQDPPSRRGEPQGLVPARSPFPTDPVAGGGGRRNERTTGAEALRAGGPAAPYIRPPSRKQRRWRRPQRWWRLLRPARQNPPRVHHPTEAAAALLPRPGSAAGARGGGGRSASATASVSGAAAHTGPRVPARAASPRSPRRGGGGDPRIQAPDPAGPHAAASARAHSSGAASDSPPPGPPRAPALPDDEGPQPRPGTSGRRASPNLRRREKSQKSPRWRQLRRCLLCDRN